Proteins from a genomic interval of Nocardioidaceae bacterium:
- a CDS encoding ABC transporter ATP-binding protein has translation MSTPTTHTSGDGSAATGAAGSLHVRDLTVAYGPVRALKGVSLEVPAGQLTAVLGANGAGKTTLLRTISGLVRPASGEITFDGEDVTRTSSERLPGMGLSQVPEGRGVITELTVEENLRLGALGRRKGADARSLDEIYEQFPILGERRSYTAHTLSGGERQMLVIGRALLASPTLLLLDEPSLGLAPRIVSQIFGILRGLVDDQGLSVLLVEQNAKSALSVADHGVVLNLGEVVADAPAADLADDDQLRRAYLGF, from the coding sequence ATGAGCACTCCCACGACCCACACGTCGGGAGACGGATCCGCCGCCACCGGTGCGGCCGGCTCGCTGCACGTGCGCGACCTGACCGTCGCGTACGGGCCCGTCCGCGCTCTCAAGGGCGTCTCGCTCGAGGTGCCCGCCGGTCAGCTCACGGCGGTGCTCGGCGCGAACGGCGCGGGCAAGACGACGCTGCTGCGTACGATCTCCGGCCTCGTCCGACCGGCGTCCGGGGAGATCACCTTCGACGGCGAGGACGTGACCCGCACCAGCAGCGAGCGTCTGCCCGGCATGGGTCTCTCGCAGGTGCCCGAGGGCCGTGGCGTCATCACCGAGCTGACGGTCGAGGAGAACCTCCGGCTCGGAGCCCTGGGCCGCCGCAAGGGTGCCGACGCCCGGTCGCTCGACGAGATCTACGAGCAGTTCCCCATCCTCGGCGAACGGCGCAGCTACACCGCGCACACGCTCTCGGGCGGTGAGCGGCAGATGCTCGTCATCGGGCGCGCCCTCCTGGCCTCCCCCACTCTCCTCCTGCTCGACGAGCCCTCGCTCGGCCTCGCGCCGCGCATCGTCAGCCAGATCTTCGGCATCCTCCGCGGGCTGGTCGACGACCAGGGCCTGAGCGTGCTGCTCGTCGAGCAGAACGCCAAGAGTGCCCTCTCGGTCGCCGACCACGGGGTCGTGCTCAACCTCGGCGAGGTCGTCGCCGACGCGCCCGCCGCCGACCTGGCGGACGACGACCAGCTCCGCCGCGCCTACCTGGGATTCTGA
- a CDS encoding ABC transporter substrate-binding protein, with the protein MKRTTRPTMVAAGLLAGSLMLSACGAGGREEGGGSGTDSGEAGDTTGVTDSTISIGTHMPLTGVAAPGYSEIPTGSAAYFDFVNENGGVNGRTIEYAVQDDAYNPTNTTNVVREFVQQDQVFGIMGGLGTPTHGAVVDFLNEQEVPDLFVSSGSIAWGDDPQAKPYTFGWQPDYEIEGKIIGQYVAENFPDAQVGLFLQDDDLGADGEIGLRQFIDDQIVSVARYTSGNTDVAPQITQLQSDGADLVIGFNTPSYTALSQLVALQTQFDPQWIYTNVGSDPALVGGLLANFSEGAVDEGASALDGVLTTAYIPGVDTPEDPWVQLWERVWEEHGGEGELTNYRIYGMSQAYAFVQALQAAGEDLTRQGIVSALEEVGGSLEGPQLAPFRYSADSHLGIGGMRMIELEGTESNELTPVLTTDLGEGTPIEADASEQANDAPPENGIPDVQPVG; encoded by the coding sequence ATGAAGCGAACGACCCGTCCGACCATGGTGGCTGCCGGCCTCCTGGCCGGAAGCCTGATGCTGAGCGCCTGCGGCGCCGGCGGTCGCGAGGAGGGCGGAGGCTCCGGCACCGACTCCGGCGAGGCCGGCGACACCACCGGCGTGACCGACTCGACCATCTCCATCGGCACGCACATGCCGCTGACGGGCGTCGCCGCACCGGGCTACTCCGAGATCCCGACCGGCTCGGCCGCCTACTTCGACTTCGTCAACGAGAACGGCGGCGTCAACGGCCGCACGATCGAGTACGCCGTGCAGGACGACGCCTACAACCCCACGAACACGACGAACGTCGTGCGTGAGTTCGTCCAGCAGGACCAGGTCTTCGGCATCATGGGCGGCCTGGGCACCCCGACGCACGGCGCCGTCGTCGACTTCCTCAACGAGCAGGAGGTGCCCGACCTCTTCGTGTCCTCGGGCTCCATCGCCTGGGGCGACGACCCGCAGGCCAAGCCGTACACCTTCGGGTGGCAGCCCGACTACGAGATCGAGGGCAAGATCATCGGTCAGTACGTCGCGGAGAACTTCCCCGACGCGCAGGTCGGCCTGTTCCTGCAGGACGACGACCTGGGTGCCGACGGCGAGATCGGCCTGCGCCAGTTCATCGACGACCAGATCGTCTCGGTGGCCCGCTACACCTCCGGCAACACCGACGTCGCGCCGCAGATCACCCAGCTGCAGTCCGACGGCGCAGACCTGGTCATCGGGTTCAACACGCCGTCCTACACCGCGCTCAGCCAGCTGGTGGCTCTGCAGACGCAGTTCGACCCGCAGTGGATCTACACCAACGTCGGGTCGGACCCGGCGCTCGTCGGCGGTCTGCTGGCGAACTTCTCCGAAGGTGCGGTCGACGAGGGCGCGAGCGCCCTGGACGGCGTGCTCACCACCGCGTACATCCCCGGTGTCGACACCCCCGAGGACCCGTGGGTGCAGCTGTGGGAGCGCGTGTGGGAGGAGCACGGCGGTGAGGGCGAGCTGACCAACTACCGCATCTACGGCATGAGCCAGGCGTACGCGTTCGTCCAGGCCCTGCAGGCCGCAGGTGAGGACCTGACGCGTCAGGGCATCGTCTCGGCGCTCGAGGAGGTCGGAGGCAGCCTCGAGGGGCCGCAGCTGGCGCCCTTCCGCTACTCCGCCGACTCCCACCTCGGCATCGGCGGCATGCGGATGATCGAGCTGGAGGGCACCGAGAGCAACGAGCTGACCCCGGTGCTCACGACCGACCTCGGCGAGGGCACCCCGATCGAGGCCGACGCGTCCGAGCAGGCGAACGACGCCCCGCCGGAGAACGGCATTCCGGACGTGCAGCCCGTCGGCTGA
- a CDS encoding branched-chain amino acid ABC transporter permease, with protein MSQRTSQDTTEETPVVSGAEQKRKQTSGDSDRSVADRGRALWARAMAHTGARHLIFALAAFVVVVVVIESTSDFASFEMTRFGYYAIAAAGLTVLTGINGQLSLGHGAFMAVGAYTAALLLTDDRATPLLLVLVASVLTTLVVGALVGVAAARLSGPYIAGATLALAIAATQVPLAVRSLGGEQGLTLGSVDVPTWVADVHFFILGRELSTNQYLAYLTWIVLIVVFVMLANLKSSRVGRRWAAVRDDEVAAELVGIDLGKDRVVAFVVSCGAAGIAGAFLALATSLAAPGNFRLELSLLLLTAIVLGGLGTLSGALIGAALLTYLPGYATDAGAALGLSSLKAAEIAPLVFGAVMVVVILLAPSGLMGEVLRRRAVRRAVKRAKAAETPKTA; from the coding sequence ATGAGCCAGCGCACCAGCCAGGACACCACCGAGGAGACGCCCGTCGTCTCCGGCGCCGAGCAGAAGCGCAAGCAGACCTCGGGTGACAGCGACCGGTCCGTGGCCGACCGGGGCCGCGCCCTGTGGGCGCGCGCCATGGCGCACACGGGCGCACGGCACCTGATCTTCGCCCTGGCCGCCTTCGTCGTGGTGGTCGTCGTGATCGAGTCGACCAGCGACTTCGCGAGCTTCGAGATGACGCGCTTCGGCTACTACGCGATCGCCGCGGCCGGACTGACGGTGCTGACCGGCATCAACGGACAGCTCTCCCTGGGCCACGGGGCGTTCATGGCCGTGGGGGCGTACACCGCGGCGCTGTTGCTGACCGACGACCGCGCGACGCCGCTGCTGCTGGTGCTCGTCGCCTCGGTGCTCACCACCCTGGTCGTGGGCGCCCTCGTGGGCGTGGCCGCCGCCCGGTTGTCGGGGCCCTACATCGCCGGTGCCACCCTCGCCCTCGCGATCGCCGCGACCCAGGTGCCCCTGGCCGTCCGGTCCCTCGGCGGCGAGCAGGGCCTCACGCTCGGCTCCGTCGACGTGCCGACCTGGGTCGCCGACGTCCACTTCTTCATCCTGGGCCGCGAGCTCAGCACGAACCAGTACCTCGCGTACCTCACCTGGATCGTGCTCATCGTGGTCTTCGTGATGCTGGCGAACCTCAAGTCCTCCCGCGTCGGCCGCCGCTGGGCCGCCGTCCGCGACGACGAGGTCGCCGCCGAGCTCGTCGGCATCGACCTCGGCAAGGACCGCGTCGTCGCCTTCGTCGTCAGCTGCGGCGCCGCGGGCATCGCCGGCGCGTTCCTCGCCCTCGCGACCAGCCTCGCGGCACCGGGCAACTTCCGCCTCGAGCTCAGCCTGCTGCTCCTGACCGCCATCGTGCTCGGCGGGCTCGGCACGCTCTCGGGTGCTCTGATCGGCGCCGCGCTGCTGACCTACCTTCCCGGCTACGCCACCGACGCCGGCGCAGCGCTCGGCCTCAGCTCGCTCAAGGCCGCAGAGATCGCCCCGCTGGTCTTCGGCGCCGTCATGGTCGTGGTCATCCTGCTCGCGCCCTCGGGCCTGATGGGAGAGGTGCTGCGACGCCGCGCCGTACGCCGAGCCGTCAAGCGCGCCAAGGCCGCCGAGACCCCGAAGACCGCCTGA
- a CDS encoding ABC transporter ATP-binding protein, which translates to MTPVTACVVSSSSSPTQENSVPTDSAALALRDITVRFGGVTALDGVTVEVPDRTVVGIIGPNGAGKTTLFNVACGFVTADAGTLHRSGTAITGVKPHQLAGHGIARTLQGLGLFDHLTVLDNVTLGADRHGTAGFWSSLFARSGADEAALRERAHRVMAQLEILPYAEAYPPSLPYAVRKQVALARALVSDPDVLLLDEPASGLSSDEMEALGDRILAVKETTAVMLVEHHMDLVMRVCDRIVVLNFGEVIATGTPDEVREDPAVIAAYLGESAA; encoded by the coding sequence GTGACTCCGGTCACGGCTTGTGTCGTCTCGTCTTCTTCCTCCCCCACCCAGGAGAACTCTGTGCCGACCGACTCCGCCGCGCTGGCACTGCGCGACATCACCGTCCGCTTCGGCGGGGTGACCGCCCTCGACGGCGTGACCGTCGAGGTGCCCGACCGCACCGTGGTGGGGATCATCGGCCCCAACGGCGCCGGCAAGACGACCCTGTTCAACGTCGCCTGCGGCTTCGTCACCGCCGACGCCGGCACCCTGCACCGCAGCGGGACCGCGATCACCGGGGTCAAGCCGCACCAGCTCGCCGGCCACGGCATCGCCCGCACCCTGCAGGGCCTCGGCCTCTTCGACCACCTGACCGTGCTCGACAACGTCACGCTCGGCGCCGACCGTCACGGCACGGCGGGCTTCTGGTCCTCCCTGTTCGCCCGCAGCGGCGCGGACGAGGCCGCACTCCGCGAGCGGGCGCACCGGGTGATGGCGCAGCTCGAGATCCTCCCGTACGCCGAGGCGTACCCGCCCTCCCTGCCGTACGCCGTGCGCAAGCAGGTGGCCCTGGCGCGGGCGCTGGTCTCGGACCCCGACGTGCTGCTGCTCGACGAGCCGGCCTCGGGCCTCTCCTCCGACGAGATGGAGGCGCTGGGCGACCGCATCCTCGCCGTCAAGGAGACCACCGCGGTGATGCTCGTGGAGCACCACATGGACCTGGTGATGCGCGTGTGCGACCGCATCGTCGTGCTGAACTTCGGTGAGGTCATCGCCACCGGCACCCCCGACGAGGTCCGCGAGGACCCCGCCGTCATCGCCGCCTACCTCGGGGAGTCGGCCGCATGA
- a CDS encoding branched-chain amino acid ABC transporter permease, with the protein MQQLLTLSLNGIVLGAVYAAFALALVLIWRSTRIVNFAQAPMAMLTTYLAFVVLDAGLPWWLAFVAALLGGLAIGAVTERLIVRHVEGGPEINAVILTLGLFIAFTALAGVIFGSDYRSFPTGPFGVRGFRAGDLIIAITPFQIFSIIAVMVVLVALVALFRFTDIGLRMRASAFSQETARLLGVRVGAMLTLGWALAAMVGSLAGILIAGGGLVFPHYMDAIVVFGFVAAVLGGLDSPFGAVVGGLILGMALSFVGGYLNDSYQALTALVILMLVLTLKPGGLFSTTKARRV; encoded by the coding sequence GTGCAACAGCTGTTGACCCTGTCCCTGAACGGCATCGTGCTGGGTGCCGTGTACGCCGCCTTCGCCCTCGCCCTGGTGCTCATCTGGCGCTCGACGCGCATCGTGAACTTCGCGCAGGCCCCGATGGCGATGCTCACCACCTACCTGGCGTTCGTCGTGCTCGACGCGGGCCTGCCGTGGTGGCTGGCCTTCGTCGCCGCCCTCCTCGGCGGTCTCGCGATCGGCGCCGTGACCGAGCGGCTGATCGTGCGACACGTCGAGGGCGGTCCGGAGATCAACGCGGTGATCCTCACCCTCGGGCTCTTCATCGCCTTCACGGCCCTCGCCGGCGTGATCTTCGGCAGCGACTACCGGTCGTTCCCGACCGGCCCGTTCGGTGTCCGGGGATTCCGTGCCGGTGACCTGATCATCGCGATCACCCCGTTCCAGATCTTCTCGATCATCGCCGTCATGGTGGTGCTCGTCGCGCTCGTCGCGCTCTTCCGCTTCACCGACATCGGCCTGCGGATGCGTGCCTCGGCCTTCAGCCAGGAGACGGCGAGGCTGCTCGGCGTACGCGTCGGCGCGATGCTGACGCTGGGATGGGCCCTGGCCGCGATGGTCGGCTCGTTGGCCGGCATCCTCATCGCCGGCGGCGGCCTGGTGTTCCCGCACTACATGGACGCCATCGTGGTCTTCGGCTTCGTCGCCGCGGTGCTGGGCGGACTCGACAGCCCCTTCGGCGCCGTGGTCGGTGGACTGATCCTCGGCATGGCGCTGAGCTTCGTCGGCGGTTACCTCAACGACAGCTACCAGGCCCTCACCGCGCTGGTCATCCTGATGCTGGTGCTCACGCTCAAGCCCGGCGGACTGTTCTCCACGACCAAGGCGAGGCGGGTCTGA
- a CDS encoding acyl carrier protein produces the protein MTTEDPTTDPVTDSVTDSIRRVVSEVADEIEPSTVTAEKEFVADLGVDSLAMIEIVVMLEEEHGLRIPTEAVRTFRRVGDVESYVRGATSASA, from the coding sequence GTGACCACCGAGGACCCGACCACCGACCCGGTCACCGACTCGGTCACCGACTCGATCCGCCGTGTCGTCAGCGAGGTCGCGGACGAGATCGAACCCTCGACCGTCACCGCCGAGAAGGAGTTCGTCGCCGACCTCGGCGTCGACTCGCTGGCGATGATCGAGATCGTGGTCATGCTCGAGGAGGAGCACGGTCTGCGCATCCCGACCGAGGCGGTGCGTACGTTCCGTCGCGTCGGTGACGTCGAGAGCTACGTGCGCGGCGCCACGAGCGCCTCGGCCTGA
- a CDS encoding alpha/beta fold hydrolase has translation MPSTSLELQHVTIHGHRRAYVKAGSGPALLLLHGLACDHTTWLPVIEQLAKKYTVIAPDLLGHGESAKPRADYSVGGYANGMRDLLTVLGIEQATVVGHSLGGGVAMQFGYQFPERTSRMILVAPGGIGPEVTAAIRLLTVPGAESFLRLATMPGVRHLGVHAIRRLASVRSAHSRDLAEVADIFDSFKDRHARAAVRHVIRAAIDWRGQVITMADRAYLTSAMPMCVIWGADDMVIPVRHAAIAREIAPSAQVEVIANAGHFPHKDHPERVVKIMKDFIRSTEPAVHEREMWRDLLLHGPGAPAVREGAGDRPLTPVSPIAARRSGVTA, from the coding sequence ATGCCCAGCACCTCGCTCGAGCTGCAGCACGTCACGATCCACGGTCATCGTCGCGCCTACGTGAAGGCGGGCTCCGGTCCCGCGCTGCTGCTGCTGCACGGGCTGGCGTGCGACCACACCACCTGGCTCCCCGTCATCGAGCAGCTCGCGAAGAAGTACACGGTGATCGCTCCTGACCTCCTCGGCCACGGGGAGTCCGCGAAGCCGCGCGCCGACTACTCCGTCGGCGGCTACGCCAACGGCATGCGCGACCTCCTGACCGTGCTCGGCATCGAGCAGGCCACCGTCGTGGGGCACAGCCTCGGCGGCGGGGTGGCGATGCAGTTCGGCTACCAGTTCCCCGAGCGCACCTCACGCATGATCCTGGTCGCGCCCGGAGGCATCGGCCCCGAGGTGACCGCAGCGATCAGGCTGCTCACGGTGCCCGGCGCCGAGTCGTTCCTTCGGCTCGCGACGATGCCGGGCGTACGCCACCTCGGGGTGCACGCGATCCGCCGCCTCGCCTCCGTGCGCTCGGCGCACTCGCGTGACCTGGCGGAGGTGGCCGACATCTTCGACTCCTTCAAGGACCGCCACGCCCGGGCGGCCGTCCGGCACGTGATCCGCGCCGCCATCGACTGGCGGGGCCAGGTCATCACCATGGCCGACCGTGCCTACCTCACCTCGGCGATGCCGATGTGTGTCATCTGGGGCGCCGACGACATGGTCATCCCCGTGCGGCACGCGGCCATCGCCCGCGAGATCGCCCCGTCGGCCCAGGTCGAGGTGATTGCCAACGCCGGCCACTTCCCCCACAAGGACCACCCCGAGCGCGTCGTGAAGATCATGAAGGACTTCATCCGCAGCACCGAGCCCGCCGTGCACGAGCGCGAGATGTGGCGCGACCTGCTGCTGCACGGCCCCGGTGCGCCCGCGGTGCGCGAGGGCGCGGGCGACCGCCCGCTGACCCCGGTCAGCCCCATCGCCGCCCGGCGCAGCGGCGTCACCGCCTGA